In one Streptomyces sp. T12 genomic region, the following are encoded:
- a CDS encoding aspartate aminotransferase family protein → MTKDLLGRHRDVMPDWLALYYEDPLEITHGEGRYVWDSEGHRYLDFFGGILTTMTAHALPEVTKAVSEQAGRIIHSSTLYLNRPMVELAERIAQLSGIPDARVFFTTSGTEANDTALLLATTYRQSNTILAMRNSYHGRSFSAVGITGNRGWSPTSLSPLQTLYVHGGVRTRGPYAQLSDDDFIAACVEDLVDVLGHTRPPAALIAEPIQGVGGFTSGPDGLYAAFREVLAERGILWIADEVQTGWGRTGEHFWGWQAHAQSGPPDILTFAKGIGNGMSIGGVVARAEIMNCLDANSISTFGGTQITMAAGLANLNYLLEHDLQGNARRVGGLLVERLRAVAAHVPHVREVRGRGLMLGIEITRPGTDEADPAAASAVLEAAREGGLLIGKGGGHNTTSLRVAPPLSLTVAEAEEGAAILESALRSI, encoded by the coding sequence GTGACCAAGGACCTGCTGGGACGCCACCGTGACGTCATGCCGGACTGGCTCGCCCTCTACTACGAGGACCCGCTGGAGATCACCCACGGCGAGGGCCGGTACGTGTGGGACTCCGAGGGCCACCGCTACCTCGACTTCTTCGGCGGCATCCTGACGACGATGACCGCGCACGCGCTGCCCGAGGTGACGAAGGCGGTGAGCGAGCAGGCCGGGCGGATCATCCACTCCTCCACCCTGTACCTCAACCGGCCCATGGTCGAACTCGCCGAGCGCATCGCCCAGTTGAGCGGCATCCCGGACGCCCGCGTCTTCTTCACCACCTCCGGCACCGAGGCCAACGACACCGCCCTGCTGCTCGCGACGACCTACCGGCAGAGCAACACGATCCTCGCCATGCGCAACAGCTACCACGGCCGCTCGTTCAGCGCGGTCGGCATCACCGGCAACCGCGGCTGGTCGCCGACCTCGCTGTCACCGCTGCAGACGCTGTACGTCCACGGCGGGGTGCGCACGCGTGGGCCGTACGCGCAGCTGAGCGACGACGACTTCATCGCGGCCTGCGTCGAGGATCTGGTGGACGTCCTCGGCCACACCCGCCCGCCCGCGGCCCTCATCGCCGAGCCCATCCAGGGCGTCGGCGGCTTCACCTCGGGGCCGGACGGGCTGTACGCCGCGTTCCGGGAGGTGCTCGCCGAGCGCGGCATCCTGTGGATCGCCGACGAGGTGCAGACCGGCTGGGGCCGCACCGGTGAGCACTTCTGGGGCTGGCAGGCGCACGCGCAGTCCGGTCCGCCGGACATCCTGACCTTCGCCAAGGGCATCGGCAACGGCATGTCCATCGGCGGTGTCGTCGCCCGCGCCGAGATCATGAACTGCCTGGACGCCAACAGCATCTCCACCTTCGGCGGCACCCAGATCACCATGGCGGCCGGCCTCGCCAACCTCAACTACCTGCTGGAACACGACCTCCAGGGCAACGCCCGGCGCGTCGGCGGACTGCTCGTCGAGCGGCTGCGGGCCGTCGCGGCGCACGTGCCGCACGTACGCGAGGTGCGCGGTCGGGGCCTGATGCTGGGCATCGAGATCACCAGGCCCGGCACGGACGAGGCCGACCCGGCCGCAGCGTCGGCCGTGCTGGAGGCGGCCCGCGAGGGCGGCCTCCTCATCGGCAAGGGAGGCGGGCACAACACCACGTCCCTGCGCGTCGCCCCGCCCCTGTCCCTCACCGTCGCGGAGGCCGAGGAAGGCGCCGCGATCCTCGAGAGCGCTCTGAGGAGCATCTGA
- a CDS encoding PucR family transcriptional regulator: MTTTAKTWERLEPVLSVRQVLTLERVLAGEPEVVAGAGQLDRPVRWVHVAEAPDVGVMLSGGEMVLTTGVLLAGDEEKQAEYIRSLHRAEAAAVVLGLGRAFPAPPDVMRRAAERCGLPMVVLHRPFPFAELTEEVQSRLVRRKFAAVSLSEAVRTALTGLITAGAPLQRLLDEVAAHSACPVVVTNLAHRVLATAGERSAVDDVLRDWERIARQAGGSEGDGWIRAELGGRGERWGQIMLCGHRGDTATGRLLAERAAEALVLHRMLGGNSAHTWEEQSAQSLLTDLVSGVVPARQLLPRARAAGLPVNRRTFVPLVVRDGEPVQLERVLRMLGLSGIVAELADGATAVLLSLARDQDAVVLAANFAARVRSESGAARTVVAAADARTAWDDVPAGLREAQHVADAVADSSTVLDPPAVVRLKDVHLRGLIRLLRDDPQVQSFAERELDGLLCGRDDEAGALLAVLRTYLATGRNKSRTAQLHHVSRPALYRRIEAIQTRLGVDLDDFEQAASVHIALLAHDAQLG, encoded by the coding sequence ATGACCACCACCGCCAAGACCTGGGAGCGCCTCGAACCGGTCCTGTCCGTCCGGCAGGTCCTCACCCTGGAGCGGGTGCTGGCCGGGGAGCCCGAGGTGGTGGCCGGTGCCGGTCAGCTCGACCGTCCGGTGCGCTGGGTGCATGTCGCCGAGGCGCCGGACGTCGGGGTGATGCTCAGCGGCGGCGAGATGGTGCTGACCACCGGGGTGCTGCTCGCCGGGGACGAGGAGAAGCAGGCCGAGTACATCCGGTCCCTGCACCGGGCGGAGGCCGCGGCCGTCGTGCTGGGCCTGGGCCGTGCGTTTCCCGCCCCGCCGGACGTGATGCGCCGGGCGGCCGAGCGGTGCGGGCTGCCGATGGTCGTCCTGCACCGGCCCTTCCCGTTCGCCGAGCTGACAGAAGAGGTGCAGTCCCGGCTCGTACGGCGCAAGTTCGCCGCCGTCAGCCTCTCGGAGGCCGTACGCACCGCGCTCACCGGACTCATCACCGCGGGCGCCCCGCTCCAGCGGCTCCTCGACGAGGTCGCCGCGCACAGCGCCTGCCCCGTCGTCGTCACCAACCTCGCTCACCGCGTCCTCGCCACGGCGGGGGAGCGGTCGGCGGTGGACGACGTGCTGCGCGACTGGGAGCGCATCGCCCGCCAGGCCGGCGGCAGCGAGGGCGACGGCTGGATCCGCGCCGAACTGGGCGGACGCGGGGAGCGCTGGGGCCAGATCATGCTCTGCGGGCACCGCGGCGACACCGCCACCGGACGGCTCCTCGCCGAACGCGCCGCCGAGGCCCTCGTCCTGCACCGCATGCTCGGCGGCAACTCCGCGCACACCTGGGAGGAGCAGTCCGCGCAGAGCCTGCTGACCGACCTCGTCAGCGGGGTCGTACCGGCGCGGCAGCTGCTGCCACGCGCGCGTGCCGCCGGACTGCCGGTCAACCGGCGCACCTTCGTGCCGCTGGTCGTGCGCGACGGTGAACCGGTCCAACTGGAGCGTGTGCTGCGGATGCTGGGGCTGTCCGGGATCGTCGCCGAGCTCGCCGACGGGGCCACCGCCGTCCTGCTCAGCCTCGCCCGGGACCAGGACGCCGTCGTGCTCGCCGCGAACTTCGCCGCGCGGGTGCGCTCGGAGTCGGGGGCCGCCCGGACCGTCGTGGCGGCCGCCGACGCGCGTACCGCCTGGGACGACGTACCCGCCGGGCTGCGCGAGGCCCAGCATGTCGCCGATGCCGTCGCCGACTCCTCGACCGTCCTCGACCCACCGGCCGTCGTACGCCTCAAGGACGTCCATCTGCGGGGCCTGATCCGGCTGCTGCGGGACGATCCGCAGGTGCAGTCGTTCGCGGAGCGCGAGCTGGACGGGCTGCTGTGCGGACGGGACGACGAGGCGGGCGCCCTGCTGGCCGTACTGCGGACGTACCTCGCCACCGGCCGCAACAAGTCCCGCACCGCCCAGCTCCACCACGTCTCCCGGCCCGCGCTCTACCGCCGCATCGAGGCGATACAGACACGGCTCGGCGTCGACCTCGACGACTTCGAGCAGGCTGCCTCGGTGCATATCGCGCTCCTCGCGCACGACGCGCAACTGGGCTGA
- a CDS encoding nitrilase-related carbon-nitrogen hydrolase — MSQVIRAALFQTAWTGDKESMIQVHEQAARDAAAQGAQVLCFQELFYGPYFCQVQDKAFYEYAEQIPDGPIVKRFQALAKELGLVLILPMYEEEQPGVLYNTAAVIDADGSYLGKYRKHHIPQVPGFWEKFYFRPGNLGWPVFDTKVGRIGVYICYDRHFPEGWRALGLAGAEIVFNPSATSRGLSAYLWQLEQPAAAVANEYFVGAINRVGVEELGDNDFYGTTYFVDPEAQFVGEVASDKETELVVRDLDMAKLREVRDRWQFYRDRRPDAYPPLTAP; from the coding sequence ATGAGCCAAGTGATCCGTGCCGCCCTCTTCCAGACCGCCTGGACCGGCGACAAGGAATCGATGATCCAGGTACACGAGCAGGCGGCCCGCGACGCGGCCGCGCAGGGTGCTCAGGTCCTGTGCTTCCAGGAGCTGTTCTACGGGCCGTACTTCTGCCAGGTCCAGGACAAGGCGTTCTACGAGTACGCCGAGCAGATCCCGGACGGCCCGATCGTCAAGCGCTTCCAGGCGCTCGCCAAGGAACTGGGGCTCGTCCTGATCCTGCCGATGTACGAGGAGGAGCAGCCCGGCGTCCTCTACAACACGGCCGCGGTGATCGACGCGGACGGCTCGTACCTCGGCAAGTACCGCAAGCACCACATTCCCCAAGTGCCGGGATTCTGGGAGAAGTTCTACTTCCGTCCGGGCAACCTGGGCTGGCCGGTCTTCGACACCAAGGTCGGCAGGATCGGCGTCTACATCTGCTACGACCGGCACTTCCCCGAAGGCTGGCGGGCGCTGGGGCTCGCGGGTGCGGAGATCGTGTTCAACCCGTCGGCCACCTCGCGGGGTCTGTCCGCCTACCTGTGGCAGCTGGAGCAGCCGGCGGCCGCGGTCGCCAACGAGTACTTCGTCGGTGCGATCAACCGGGTCGGCGTCGAGGAGCTGGGCGACAACGACTTCTACGGAACGACCTACTTCGTCGACCCGGAAGCCCAGTTCGTGGGCGAGGTGGCCAGCGACAAGGAGACCGAGCTGGTCGTCCGCGACCTGGACATGGCCAAGCTGCGCGAGGTGCGCGACCGCTGGCAGTTCTACCGCGACCGCCGTCCCGACGCGTACCCGCCGCTGACCGCGCCGTAG
- the hydA gene encoding dihydropyrimidinase → MSSRTVIRGGLVITASDEMHADVLIEDGRIAALAASGTPAAEAWTAERTIDATGKYVIPGGVDAHTHMELPFGGTFASDTFETGTRAAAWGGTTTIIDFAVQSVGHSLREGLDAWHAKAEGTCAIDYGFHLIVSDVNQETLKEMDLLVEEGVTSFKQFMAYPGVFYSDDGQILRAMQRSAENGGLIMMHAENGIAIDVLVEQALARGETDPRYHGEVRKSLLEAEATHRAIRLAQVAGAPLYVVHVSAMEAVAELARARDEGLNVFGETCPQYLFLSTDNLAEPDFEGAKYVCSTPLRPKEHQAQLWKGLRTNDLQVVSTDHCPFCFVGQKELGRGDFSKIPNGLPGVENRMDLLHQAVVDGHISRRRWIEIACATPARMFGMYPKKGTIAPGADADVVIYDPGAEQVMSAVTHHMNVDYSAYEGKRTTGRVETVLSRGELVITEREYTGRAGHGVYTPRSTCQYLN, encoded by the coding sequence ATGAGCAGCCGTACCGTCATCCGCGGTGGTCTCGTCATCACCGCGTCCGACGAAATGCACGCCGACGTCCTGATCGAGGACGGCCGCATCGCCGCACTCGCCGCGAGCGGCACCCCGGCCGCCGAGGCCTGGACGGCCGAGCGGACCATCGACGCGACCGGGAAGTACGTGATCCCGGGCGGCGTCGACGCCCACACCCACATGGAGCTGCCGTTCGGCGGCACCTTCGCCTCCGACACCTTCGAGACCGGCACCCGGGCCGCCGCCTGGGGCGGCACGACCACGATCATCGACTTCGCCGTGCAGAGCGTCGGCCACTCGCTGCGTGAGGGCCTCGACGCCTGGCACGCGAAGGCCGAGGGCACCTGCGCGATCGACTACGGCTTCCACCTGATCGTCTCCGATGTGAACCAGGAGACGCTCAAGGAGATGGATCTGCTGGTCGAGGAAGGCGTGACCAGCTTCAAGCAGTTCATGGCCTACCCGGGGGTGTTCTACTCCGACGACGGCCAGATCCTGCGCGCCATGCAGCGCTCCGCCGAGAACGGCGGCCTGATCATGATGCACGCCGAGAACGGCATCGCGATCGACGTACTGGTCGAGCAGGCGCTGGCGAGGGGGGAGACCGACCCGCGCTACCACGGGGAGGTGCGCAAGTCGCTCCTCGAGGCCGAGGCCACCCACCGTGCCATCCGGCTCGCCCAGGTCGCGGGAGCTCCCCTGTACGTCGTGCACGTCTCGGCGATGGAGGCGGTCGCCGAGCTGGCCAGGGCGCGCGACGAGGGGCTGAACGTCTTCGGCGAGACCTGCCCGCAGTACCTGTTCCTGTCCACCGACAACCTCGCCGAGCCGGACTTCGAGGGCGCGAAGTACGTGTGCTCGACGCCGCTGCGGCCCAAGGAGCACCAGGCCCAGCTGTGGAAGGGGCTGCGGACGAACGACCTCCAGGTCGTCTCCACCGACCACTGCCCCTTCTGCTTCGTGGGCCAGAAGGAGCTGGGGCGAGGGGACTTCTCCAAGATCCCCAACGGCCTTCCCGGCGTCGAGAACCGTATGGACCTGCTCCACCAGGCCGTCGTCGACGGCCACATCTCACGCCGCCGCTGGATCGAGATCGCCTGCGCGACCCCGGCCCGGATGTTCGGCATGTACCCGAAGAAGGGCACGATCGCGCCGGGCGCGGACGCCGACGTCGTGATCTACGACCCGGGAGCCGAGCAGGTCATGTCCGCCGTCACGCACCACATGAACGTCGACTACTCGGCGTACGAGGGCAAGCGCACCACCGGCCGGGTCGAGACGGTCCTCTCGCGCGGCGAACTCGTCATCACCGAGCGGGAGTACACCGGGCGCGCCGGGCACGGCGTCTACACCCCCCGTTCCACCTGTCAGTACCTCAATTAG
- a CDS encoding TIGR03842 family LLM class F420-dependent oxidoreductase: MDFGLVLQTDPPASRVVSLMKRAERSGFTYGWTFDSAVLWQEPFVIYSQILANTQKLKVGTMVTNPGTRTWEVTASTFATLNDMFGNRTVCGIGRGDSAMRVAGRKPNTLARISDAMKVIRALGRGDEADLGGGTVVRFPWIKEGAELPVWMAAYGPKALKMTGEEADGFILQLADLYLTEYMVKAVKDAAVAAGRNPDDVKICVAAPAYVTEDDSPEALAHAREQCRWFGGMVGNHVADLVAKYGEHSAAVPDELTDYIKAREGYDYSHHGRADNPDTQFVPDEIVDRFCLIGPAEKHIEKLNALRELGVDQFAVYDMHDAQEAVIDAYGSTVIPAINA; encoded by the coding sequence ATGGACTTCGGACTCGTCCTGCAGACCGACCCGCCGGCCTCGCGGGTCGTCAGCCTGATGAAGCGCGCCGAGCGCAGCGGCTTCACGTACGGCTGGACCTTCGACTCCGCCGTGCTGTGGCAGGAGCCGTTCGTGATCTACAGCCAGATCCTGGCGAACACGCAGAAGCTGAAGGTCGGCACGATGGTCACCAACCCGGGCACCCGCACCTGGGAGGTCACCGCCTCCACCTTCGCCACCCTCAACGACATGTTCGGCAACCGCACGGTCTGCGGCATCGGCCGCGGTGACTCGGCCATGCGCGTCGCCGGCCGCAAGCCCAACACGCTCGCCCGCATCAGCGACGCCATGAAGGTCATCCGGGCACTGGGGCGCGGCGACGAGGCCGACCTCGGCGGCGGCACGGTCGTCAGGTTCCCGTGGATCAAGGAGGGCGCCGAACTCCCCGTATGGATGGCGGCGTACGGGCCCAAGGCCCTGAAGATGACCGGCGAGGAGGCCGACGGGTTCATCCTGCAGCTCGCCGACCTCTATCTGACCGAGTACATGGTCAAGGCCGTGAAGGACGCGGCGGTCGCGGCCGGGCGCAACCCCGACGACGTCAAGATCTGCGTCGCCGCCCCCGCGTACGTCACCGAGGACGACTCGCCCGAGGCGCTCGCCCACGCACGCGAGCAGTGCCGCTGGTTCGGCGGGATGGTCGGCAACCACGTCGCCGACCTGGTCGCCAAGTACGGGGAGCACTCCGCCGCCGTACCCGACGAACTCACCGACTACATCAAGGCGCGCGAGGGGTACGACTACTCCCATCACGGGCGCGCCGACAACCCGGACACCCAGTTCGTGCCCGACGAGATCGTCGACCGGTTCTGCCTCATCGGACCGGCCGAGAAACACATCGAGAAGCTGAACGCGCTGCGTGAGCTGGGCGTCGACCAGTTCGCCGTCTACGACATGCACGACGCGCAGGAAGCCGTCATCGACGCGTACGGATCGACGGTCATCCCCGCGATCAACGCCTGA
- a CDS encoding NCS1 family nucleobase:cation symporter-1, producing MTETVPTGSPISQSAGADGRIELAPEAFPADSPFANEDLRPVPVSERKWTTYNFAALWISMAHCIPSWTLASGLVALGMDWKQAVFTIALANVIVLLPMLATGHAGPKYGIPFPVLARASFGLRGANIPALIRAAVACGWFGIQTWIGGSGIFALGSKLTGGHWEDAGKIAGNPWPLWLCFILFWAAQIAIIYRGMDFLRHFENWAAPFVIVGALVLLIWIAVKADGFGALLDQPSKLGWGPDFWPVFFPSLMGMIGFWATLSLNIPDFTRFGASQKAQTWGQSLGLPTTMTLFAVLAVLVTSGSEVVYGEAIWDPVTLAAKTDSVFGLLFALIVVLVATISVNIAANVVSPAYDLANLAPKLINFRTGALITGVVGVLIFPWKLISTPEFYIFTWLGVVGGLLGTVAGILIADYWIVRRTVLHLADLYTPGGRYWYSSGWNWRAIVAFLVGGVLAVGGSYSGVGADGAKTGPFPVDGLIPFLKPLADYGWAVGLGASLVLYVVLMAGHKERVEA from the coding sequence ATGACCGAAACAGTCCCCACGGGGTCACCGATATCGCAGTCGGCCGGTGCCGACGGCCGGATCGAGCTCGCCCCCGAGGCATTCCCCGCCGACAGCCCCTTCGCCAACGAGGATCTGCGTCCCGTACCGGTCTCCGAGCGCAAGTGGACGACGTACAACTTCGCGGCCCTGTGGATCTCCATGGCCCACTGCATCCCGAGCTGGACCCTGGCCTCCGGCCTGGTCGCGCTCGGCATGGACTGGAAGCAGGCCGTCTTCACCATCGCCCTGGCCAACGTCATCGTGCTGCTGCCGATGCTGGCCACCGGGCACGCCGGACCCAAGTACGGCATCCCCTTCCCGGTGCTGGCGCGGGCCTCCTTCGGGCTGCGCGGTGCCAACATCCCGGCGCTGATCCGGGCGGCCGTGGCCTGTGGCTGGTTCGGCATCCAGACCTGGATCGGCGGCAGCGGCATCTTCGCCCTCGGCTCCAAGCTCACCGGCGGTCACTGGGAGGACGCGGGCAAGATCGCGGGCAACCCCTGGCCCCTGTGGCTCTGCTTCATCCTCTTCTGGGCCGCGCAGATCGCCATCATCTACCGCGGCATGGACTTCCTGCGGCACTTCGAGAACTGGGCCGCGCCCTTCGTGATCGTCGGCGCCCTCGTGCTGCTGATCTGGATCGCGGTCAAGGCGGACGGCTTCGGCGCGCTGCTCGACCAGCCCTCCAAGCTGGGCTGGGGCCCCGACTTCTGGCCGGTCTTCTTCCCCTCCCTCATGGGAATGATTGGATTTTGGGCGACTTTGTCCCTGAATATCCCTGACTTCACCCGCTTCGGCGCCAGCCAGAAGGCACAGACCTGGGGCCAGTCCCTCGGCCTGCCCACCACGATGACCCTCTTCGCGGTCCTCGCCGTGCTGGTCACCTCCGGCTCCGAGGTGGTCTACGGCGAGGCGATCTGGGACCCGGTCACCCTCGCCGCCAAGACGGACAGCGTCTTCGGCCTGCTCTTCGCCCTCATCGTCGTCCTGGTCGCCACGATCTCCGTGAACATCGCGGCGAACGTGGTCTCCCCGGCGTACGACCTGGCGAACCTGGCGCCGAAGCTCATCAACTTCCGTACGGGCGCGCTGATCACCGGTGTCGTCGGCGTGCTGATCTTCCCCTGGAAGCTGATCTCCACCCCGGAGTTCTACATCTTCACCTGGCTCGGCGTGGTCGGCGGACTGCTCGGCACGGTCGCGGGCATCCTGATCGCCGACTACTGGATCGTCCGCCGCACGGTCCTGCACCTCGCGGACCTGTACACGCCCGGCGGGCGCTACTGGTACTCGTCCGGCTGGAACTGGCGCGCGATCGTTGCCTTCCTCGTCGGCGGCGTCCTCGCGGTCGGTGGCTCGTACTCGGGTGTCGGCGCCGACGGTGCGAAGACCGGACCGTTCCCGGTCGACGGACTGATCCCGTTCCTCAAGCCGCTCGCCGACTACGGCTGGGCGGTGGGCCTGGGCGCCTCGCTGGTGCTGTACGTGGTGCTGATGGCCGGACACAAGGAACGCGTCGAGGCCTGA
- a CDS encoding carboxymuconolactone decarboxylase family protein, whose protein sequence is MSTPFRHTEPLPPKSATGTVAEVYAQIALDFGIAEPVTFVVLSSAPELLAPTWALMRESLIAGAGSRTGKELVALGVSLANKCPFCVDAHTVLLHATGDHALAERLARGEQPRNEEHARLLAWGRHTRVPGAALEPYPFPREHAPAYLGTALTFHFINRIASALLTENLLPAGAQRFRAVRSLAGRTLARTVRRPARPGISLALLDDVDPGEAPAWAGGTPVGLAYAALLRAAMRGAGLLDTDDHHLVEQTLQDWDGTHPPLTPDGFPDRRERPAARLALLAALAPYRITAEDVAAWRRPEHTDHCLVHLVAYGAFVAVDRIESSLSGQIAREAT, encoded by the coding sequence ATGTCCACACCCTTCCGTCACACCGAACCCCTCCCCCCGAAGTCGGCCACCGGCACCGTCGCCGAGGTGTACGCCCAGATCGCCCTGGACTTCGGCATCGCCGAGCCCGTCACCTTCGTGGTCCTGTCCTCCGCACCCGAACTCCTCGCCCCCACCTGGGCGTTGATGCGCGAGTCGCTCATCGCGGGGGCGGGCAGCCGGACCGGCAAGGAACTGGTGGCCCTCGGGGTCTCGCTCGCCAACAAGTGCCCGTTCTGCGTGGACGCGCACACCGTGCTGCTGCACGCCACCGGCGACCACGCGCTCGCCGAACGCCTGGCCCGCGGGGAGCAACCGCGGAACGAGGAGCACGCGCGCCTGCTCGCCTGGGGGCGGCACACACGCGTGCCCGGCGCCGCCCTGGAGCCGTATCCCTTCCCGCGCGAGCACGCCCCCGCCTATCTCGGCACCGCGCTCACCTTCCACTTCATCAATCGGATCGCGTCGGCCCTGCTGACCGAGAACCTGCTCCCCGCGGGCGCCCAGCGCTTCCGGGCGGTGCGCAGCCTCGCGGGCCGCACGCTCGCCCGGACCGTGCGCCGCCCCGCCCGGCCCGGCATCTCCCTCGCGCTGCTCGACGACGTCGATCCCGGCGAAGCTCCCGCATGGGCGGGCGGCACGCCCGTCGGTCTCGCGTACGCGGCGCTGCTCAGGGCGGCCATGAGGGGCGCGGGCCTGCTCGACACCGACGACCATCACCTCGTGGAGCAAACCCTCCAGGACTGGGACGGAACACATCCGCCGCTCACCCCGGACGGGTTCCCGGACCGCCGGGAGCGTCCGGCGGCGCGCCTGGCCCTGCTGGCCGCCCTCGCGCCGTACCGCATCACGGCCGAGGACGTTGCGGCCTGGCGCCGACCGGAGCACACCGACCACTGCCTGGTGCATCTCGTCGCGTACGGCGCCTTCGTGGCCGTCGACCGCATCGAAAGCTCACTTTCCGGCCAAATCGCCCGGGAGGCCACGTAA
- a CDS encoding sensor histidine kinase has translation MSGLRITRGRLVDLAVAVVVGVIVVLAAVADGRAGPVDCALIAVGSLALAAHRTAPRVVLAVTTAGLLAAVVHAGPASSLAVPVVGAVHTASRTGHRGTAAAAAAVFLGGYVAAGSAGSDVTREALLLAGWFLCAVVTGLADRNWQAYLRQTEQRALEAERTREEAALRRAGEERLRIARELHDSLTHSISIVKLQAGVAVHLARKRGEEVPPALLAIQEASGEAMRELRATLEVLRTDEPTGTPALLVERARAAGLAVELTVTGEERPLAATVDRAMYRIVQEALTNAARHAGPAKVTVQLGYSEGELTVRVEDDGTADPAVPPTPGIGLTGMRERVTALGGTLHAAPRAEGGFAVRARLPLGETG, from the coding sequence ATGAGCGGGCTTCGGATCACACGCGGGCGGCTCGTCGACCTGGCCGTGGCGGTCGTGGTCGGCGTGATCGTCGTGCTCGCCGCCGTGGCGGACGGACGCGCCGGACCCGTCGACTGCGCGCTGATCGCGGTCGGTTCGCTGGCCCTGGCCGCGCACCGCACGGCTCCGCGCGTGGTGCTCGCGGTCACCACCGCCGGCCTGCTCGCCGCAGTCGTCCACGCCGGGCCCGCGAGCAGCCTGGCCGTCCCCGTCGTGGGCGCGGTGCACACGGCGTCGCGGACCGGACACCGGGGCACGGCCGCGGCGGCCGCCGCCGTCTTCCTCGGCGGCTACGTGGCGGCGGGCTCGGCGGGCTCGGACGTCACGCGGGAGGCGCTGCTGCTCGCCGGCTGGTTCCTGTGCGCGGTGGTGACGGGCCTGGCCGACCGCAACTGGCAGGCGTATCTGCGCCAGACCGAGCAGCGCGCCCTGGAGGCCGAACGCACCCGGGAGGAGGCGGCGCTGCGCAGAGCGGGCGAGGAACGTCTGCGCATAGCACGGGAGTTGCACGACTCCCTCACCCACAGCATCTCGATCGTCAAGCTCCAGGCGGGCGTCGCCGTGCACCTGGCCCGCAAGCGTGGCGAGGAGGTGCCGCCCGCGCTGCTCGCCATCCAGGAGGCGAGCGGGGAGGCGATGCGGGAGCTGCGCGCCACGCTGGAGGTGCTGCGCACGGACGAGCCCACCGGCACGCCCGCGCTGCTCGTGGAGCGGGCGCGGGCGGCGGGTCTCGCGGTCGAACTGACGGTGACGGGGGAGGAGCGGCCGCTGGCGGCGACGGTCGACCGGGCGATGTACCGCATCGTCCAGGAGGCCTTGACGAACGCGGCGCGGCACGCGGGCCCGGCGAAGGTGACCGTTCAACTCGGCTACAGCGAGGGCGAGTTGACGGTCCGTGTCGAGGACGACGGCACCGCCGACCCGGCCGTCCCGCCCACCCCCGGCATCGGTCTGACCGGCATGCGCGAACGCGTCACGGCCCTCGGCGGCACCCTGCACGCCGCCCCGCGCGCCGAGGGCGGATTCGCGGTGCGGGCACGGCTGCCGCTGGGGGAGACGGGATGA
- a CDS encoding response regulator transcription factor: MTDDVIRVALVDDQALMRAGFRALLDAEDGIEVVGEAADGERGVELIRAQVPDIALIDVQMPVMTGIEATRRIAADPALAPVRVVILTNYGHDEYVFEALRAGASGFLLKDTEPADLLQAIEVVARGEALLSPSVTRTLIGEFVSRPPDRATAPGLECLTRREREVTALAARGLTNEEIAEHMVISPFTAKTHISRAMTKLGARDRAQLVVFAYESGLVTARGA, translated from the coding sequence ATGACGGATGACGTGATCAGGGTGGCGCTCGTCGACGACCAGGCGCTGATGCGGGCGGGATTCCGGGCCCTGCTGGACGCCGAGGACGGCATCGAGGTGGTCGGCGAGGCGGCGGACGGCGAGCGGGGCGTGGAACTGATCCGCGCGCAGGTCCCCGACATCGCGCTGATCGACGTACAGATGCCGGTGATGACGGGCATCGAGGCGACGCGCAGGATCGCCGCGGACCCGGCCCTGGCACCGGTCCGCGTGGTCATCCTGACGAACTACGGCCACGACGAGTACGTCTTCGAGGCCCTGCGGGCCGGCGCCAGCGGCTTCCTGCTGAAGGACACCGAACCGGCCGACCTGCTCCAGGCGATCGAAGTGGTGGCACGCGGCGAGGCGCTGCTGTCCCCGTCGGTGACCCGCACTCTGATCGGCGAGTTCGTCTCCCGCCCACCCGACCGGGCCACCGCGCCCGGCCTGGAGTGCCTGACGCGCCGCGAACGCGAGGTGACGGCTCTGGCGGCGCGGGGGCTGACGAACGAGGAGATCGCCGAGCACATGGTGATCAGCCCCTTCACGGCGAAGACCCACATCAGCAGGGCGATGACGAAGCTGGGGGCGCGGGATCGGGCGCAGTTGGTGGTGTTCGCCTATGAGTCGGGGCTGGTGACGGCGCGCGGGGCATAA